One stretch of Cellulomonas wangsupingiae DNA includes these proteins:
- a CDS encoding TetR/AcrR family transcriptional regulator, with translation MTSARGTYHHGDLRAALIDAGVDLARETGAAAVVLREVTRRTGVTPRAAYRHFADRDALLRAVARVALGRMARTVEEGLAGAADGTAALTAVGEGYVRFALDEPGLFDVGLFAMEDMAEVDAPEAGGGAGRSPYHQLHDALARLVAEGRLAPGAVDGAALTCWSGVHGYATLAALGPLRSLPRPERDAAASVVVAGLVRAVAGPGSGGDGATTGP, from the coding sequence GTGACGAGCGCAAGAGGTACGTACCACCACGGTGACCTCCGGGCCGCGCTGATCGACGCGGGCGTGGACCTCGCCCGCGAGACGGGCGCAGCCGCCGTCGTGCTGCGCGAGGTCACCCGCCGCACGGGCGTCACGCCGCGGGCCGCGTACCGCCACTTCGCCGACCGCGACGCCCTGCTGCGCGCCGTGGCACGCGTGGCGCTCGGCCGCATGGCGCGCACCGTCGAGGAAGGGCTCGCCGGCGCCGCGGACGGCACCGCCGCCCTGACGGCCGTCGGCGAGGGGTACGTCCGGTTCGCCCTCGACGAACCGGGGCTGTTCGACGTCGGGCTCTTCGCGATGGAGGACATGGCGGAGGTCGACGCACCGGAGGCGGGCGGCGGCGCCGGTCGCTCGCCGTACCACCAGCTGCACGACGCCCTCGCCCGGCTCGTCGCCGAGGGGCGACTCGCGCCCGGGGCCGTCGACGGCGCCGCGCTGACCTGCTGGTCCGGCGTCCACGGGTACGCGACGCTCGCGGCACTGGGCCCGCTGAGGTCCCTGCCCCGCCCGGAGCGCGACGCGGCCGCGTCGGTCGTGGTCGCCGGCCTCGTGCGCGCCGTCGCGGGACCGGGCTCCGGCGGTGACGGAGCGACGACGGGTCCCTGA
- a CDS encoding DUF1905 domain-containing protein has translation MSSPLDHAFTAPLEKDGAFDTYLTVPDSHHVLGTGRAVKVAGTLDGHAFEATLMPSGQGPHWLPLRRALRDAIGKDAAGDEVAVHLTARRA, from the coding sequence ATGTCGTCACCGCTGGACCACGCCTTCACCGCACCGCTCGAGAAGGACGGCGCGTTCGACACCTACCTCACGGTCCCCGACTCCCACCACGTGCTCGGCACGGGACGCGCGGTGAAGGTCGCGGGCACCCTCGACGGCCACGCCTTCGAGGCGACGCTCATGCCGTCCGGGCAGGGCCCGCACTGGCTGCCGCTGCGCAGGGCGCTGCGGGACGCCATCGGCAAGGACGCCGCGGGCGACGAGGTCGCGGTGCACCTGACGGCGCGGCGGGCCTGA
- a CDS encoding alpha/beta fold hydrolase gives MTADVRALDVPGARLTYEVRGTGPLLLLMGSPMGAAYFADVADALADGRTVVTHDPRGIARSTVDDPAQDSTPELRAADVAALLDALRAPVADVLGSSGGAVTALALAEHHPGRVRTLVAHEPPLLGLLPDAASHHARTELVIETFHEHGVAAAWGAFAGAAGWEDDAEGPPVVEDDEGFARDSARFFAHELRGTTTWLPDVAALRAGAQRVVVGVGQESGELETAATSAALAALLGVEVTSFPGEHGGFMEQPAAFAERLAAVLDA, from the coding sequence GTGACCGCCGACGTGCGCGCGCTGGACGTGCCCGGCGCCCGCCTCACCTACGAGGTTCGGGGCACCGGGCCGCTGCTCCTGCTCATGGGGTCGCCCATGGGTGCGGCGTACTTCGCCGACGTCGCCGATGCCCTCGCCGACGGACGCACCGTCGTCACCCACGACCCGCGCGGCATCGCCCGCAGCACCGTGGACGACCCGGCGCAGGACTCGACGCCCGAGCTGCGCGCCGCCGACGTCGCGGCCCTGCTCGACGCGCTGCGCGCCCCGGTGGCCGACGTCCTCGGGTCGAGCGGCGGCGCGGTGACCGCGCTCGCGCTCGCCGAGCACCACCCCGGCCGCGTCCGCACGCTCGTCGCGCACGAGCCGCCGCTGCTCGGCCTCCTGCCGGACGCAGCGAGCCACCACGCGCGCACGGAGCTGGTCATCGAGACGTTCCACGAGCACGGCGTCGCGGCGGCCTGGGGTGCCTTCGCCGGCGCGGCGGGCTGGGAGGACGACGCCGAGGGGCCGCCCGTGGTGGAGGACGACGAGGGGTTCGCGCGCGACAGCGCCCGCTTCTTCGCCCACGAGCTGCGCGGCACGACCACGTGGCTGCCCGACGTCGCCGCGCTGCGCGCCGGTGCGCAGCGGGTCGTCGTGGGCGTCGGGCAGGAGTCGGGTGAGCTCGAGACGGCCGCGACCTCGGCCGCGCTCGCCGCGCTGCTCGGCGTGGAGGTCACGTCCTTCCCCGGCGAGCACGGTGGCTTCATGGAGCAGCCGGCGGCGTTCGCCGAGCGTCTCGCCGCGGTGCTCGACGCCTGA
- the ligA gene encoding NAD-dependent DNA ligase LigA, with translation MGHVSDATPVTDEHDVPAEARHRWTELAEQVRADQFAYYVRDAPTSSDAEYDERMRALERLEEEHPGLRTPDSPTQRVGGTFSTDFAAVEHVQRMLSLDNAFSRDDLVAWSERVHRDLESTAPLEYLCELKIDGLAIALLYEKGRLVRAATRGDGRTGEDVTLNVRTIPTIPDVLGGDPATHPDLIEIRGEVFLPVEAFRALNEAQVAAGKAPFANPRNAAAGSLRQKDPRVTASRPLRMYAHGIGALTWGQGRGTGIDRQSQVYDLLAGWGVPTSTHTRVVGGLDEVWERVAYFGEHRHDVEHEIDGIVVKVDDIALQRRLGATSRAPRWAIAYKYPPEEVNTRLVAIEVGIGRTGRATPFAVMEPVLVAGSTVRQATLHNQDVVRVKGVRIGDMVVLRKAGDVIPEIVGPAPQAPDDDVPRVEWQMPADCPECGTPLRPMREGDVDLRCPNAQGCPAQVRGRLEHIGSRGAFDIEVLGEVTAAALTQPEVPETPPVPNEAYLFDLVGYGPDAPADEVERVRAASLARLAEVEVVVRDAETGLPKEDADGTVRRRTPFRRTLKHTRAQRAAAEAEGRELVDWEPSEAARTLLDQLEIAKTKELWRAIVALSIRNVGPTAARALAQEFGSMRALREVVDPSAQDADVPAPADAVARLAAVEGVGPTIAQSLLDWFAEPWHREIVDRWEAAGVVMADAADESTPRTLEGVTVVVTGSLERFSRDGAKEAVLARGGKASGSVSKKTDFVVVGENAGSKEAKARELGLRILDEAGFEALLAGGPAAVAPADDGS, from the coding sequence ATGGGACACGTGAGCGACGCGACCCCCGTGACCGACGAGCACGACGTGCCGGCCGAGGCCCGCCACCGGTGGACGGAGCTGGCGGAGCAGGTGCGCGCCGACCAGTTCGCGTACTACGTGCGCGACGCCCCGACGTCGTCGGACGCGGAGTACGACGAGCGGATGCGTGCTCTCGAGCGGCTGGAGGAGGAGCACCCGGGCCTGCGGACGCCGGACTCGCCGACGCAGCGCGTCGGCGGCACGTTCTCGACCGACTTCGCGGCCGTCGAGCACGTGCAGCGCATGCTGTCGCTCGACAACGCGTTCTCGCGCGACGACCTGGTGGCGTGGTCCGAGCGCGTGCACCGCGACCTGGAGAGCACCGCACCGCTCGAGTACCTGTGCGAGCTGAAGATCGACGGGCTGGCGATCGCCCTGCTGTACGAGAAGGGCCGTCTGGTGCGGGCGGCGACCCGCGGGGACGGGCGGACGGGGGAGGACGTCACGCTCAACGTCCGCACGATCCCGACCATCCCGGACGTGCTGGGGGGTGACCCGGCGACGCACCCCGACCTCATCGAGATCCGCGGCGAGGTGTTCCTGCCCGTCGAGGCGTTCCGCGCGCTCAACGAGGCGCAGGTCGCGGCGGGCAAGGCGCCCTTCGCCAACCCGCGCAACGCGGCGGCGGGCTCGCTGCGGCAGAAGGACCCGCGCGTGACCGCGTCCCGGCCGCTGCGGATGTACGCGCACGGCATCGGCGCGCTCACGTGGGGCCAGGGGCGCGGCACGGGGATCGACCGGCAGTCCCAGGTGTACGACCTGCTGGCCGGCTGGGGCGTCCCCACGTCCACGCACACGCGCGTGGTCGGCGGACTGGACGAGGTCTGGGAGCGGGTCGCGTACTTCGGTGAGCACCGGCACGACGTCGAGCACGAGATCGACGGCATCGTGGTCAAGGTCGACGACATCGCGCTGCAGCGACGGCTCGGCGCGACGAGCCGGGCGCCGCGGTGGGCGATCGCCTACAAGTACCCGCCGGAGGAGGTGAACACCCGGCTCGTGGCCATCGAGGTCGGCATCGGCCGGACCGGGCGCGCCACGCCGTTCGCCGTCATGGAGCCCGTCCTGGTCGCCGGCAGCACCGTGCGCCAGGCGACGCTGCACAACCAGGACGTGGTGCGGGTCAAGGGCGTGCGCATCGGGGACATGGTCGTGCTGCGCAAGGCGGGCGACGTGATCCCCGAGATAGTGGGTCCCGCACCCCAGGCGCCGGACGACGACGTGCCCCGCGTCGAGTGGCAGATGCCGGCGGACTGCCCCGAGTGCGGGACGCCGCTGCGCCCCATGCGCGAGGGCGACGTGGACCTGCGGTGCCCCAACGCGCAGGGCTGCCCGGCCCAGGTGCGCGGCCGGCTGGAGCACATCGGCTCGCGCGGCGCGTTCGACATCGAGGTGCTGGGCGAGGTCACGGCGGCCGCCCTGACCCAGCCCGAGGTGCCCGAGACGCCCCCGGTGCCGAACGAGGCGTACCTGTTCGACCTGGTCGGGTACGGCCCCGACGCGCCCGCCGACGAGGTCGAGCGGGTGCGCGCGGCGAGCCTCGCGCGGCTCGCGGAGGTCGAGGTGGTCGTCCGTGACGCCGAGACCGGGCTGCCGAAGGAGGACGCCGACGGCACCGTGCGCCGGCGCACCCCGTTCCGCCGCACGCTCAAGCACACCCGGGCGCAGCGTGCCGCCGCCGAGGCCGAGGGACGCGAGCTCGTCGACTGGGAGCCCTCGGAGGCCGCACGCACGCTGCTCGACCAGCTCGAGATCGCGAAGACCAAGGAGCTGTGGCGCGCGATCGTCGCGCTCAGCATCCGCAACGTCGGGCCGACCGCCGCTCGCGCGCTCGCGCAGGAGTTCGGGTCGATGCGGGCACTGCGTGAGGTCGTGGACCCGAGCGCCCAGGACGCCGACGTACCCGCCCCGGCGGACGCCGTGGCGCGCCTCGCGGCGGTCGAGGGCGTCGGCCCGACCATCGCGCAGTCCCTGCTCGACTGGTTCGCCGAGCCGTGGCATCGCGAGATCGTCGACCGGTGGGAGGCGGCGGGCGTCGTCATGGCGGACGCGGCCGACGAGTCGACGCCGCGCACGCTCGAGGGCGTCACCGTCGTCGTCACCGGCAGCCTCGAGCGGTTCAGCCGCGACGGTGCGAAGGAGGCGGTGCTCGCGCGCGGCGGCAAGGCGTCGGGCTCGGTGTCGAAGAAGACCGACTTCGTCGTCGTCGGGGAGAACGCCGGGTCCAAGGAGGCCAAGGCGCGCGAGCTCGGGCTGCGGATCCTCGACGAGGCCGGGTTCGAGGCGCTCCTCGCGGGTGGCCCGGCGGCCGTGGCACCGGCCGACGACGGCTCGTGA